The Eurosta solidaginis isolate ZX-2024a chromosome 4, ASM4086904v1, whole genome shotgun sequence genome includes a window with the following:
- the pcx gene encoding protein pecanex isoform X2 — protein sequence MGSQTLEILRQGVWASLTGGWFYDPHQGVFCNVVHLYLWLYLLCSPFVAYLYFPSTWLTWCIYCTLTSLTILLVKLANMALHRLYDRAQTMSEANLKNPFFKITKETEPREIETGIEMKVMHNDGSRNSVEQAINEASEENSMMSMENVNSIIDLKVDVHRKNSSESFEMLFYPPSLVSGNSQQDQQSIAGSVSVTKSIRSTTATLTAGGLSVYPEHECEQIGAADALKQLNNSVTPINAATTTRHFEEFKRRHQRRRLERQGSLDSTAESCIAAKLIRNQSDTTATHSASRNETFLHPQAGQVASAVLMGKSATAVKLADSAVGAALQQNATTTTINTTLNMPATNSTPTPPTTNATSSSCTVSGGRDTVVGSSALNTPRSITSTKNNRLQRHRSSETHDERVKQQNRSVFLPIHHEHQSHSSASSSSALAAMGGRNLDGDELDLSEISGSVSGVSGHTDTRVRALQSWTLGSSSDVYIEDDSYTKSDFGIEQLDSRNTCRTAFLLKQQQPFNPHYSHHQPQFYRAPHHHHNNHGVANIRKDSSSTMSALQLPVGITKSGAGSSGGSGSGMKRRRHSNVTSMYKGGSGGATSHTHSGAALASSQQPSVRRIKSAALEISCPRPSVSNLSPHPNSVEAINGQQMIKNPQSALLPPPSKCLVRNPHLNLCPKFGGSFGGASSSSGGSSNLNFGTTGSTTALIEPVSPIVEQSDERASSMDVTIQRSDCAIELTDIDLDNCGDDEEEEEEGDIEEGNGENEIELDDNDDNVDDEVDDVPIRRRRKALGCHHHSAESDVGDILAGDDDDVDNDEDDEFKDFDDDLENGISAELKLANTETPVNQPKTDFTDDFDHILNGLEQIQQDLKRSAAENNRKAHVYAADSDDEVNEPTRKQRQLIRSPSMRAADTSGPDGENPTPSQTTRQRLHSTDSETDNNGSRSPLLSIKSWQTTNSKIKAAEKEMYVEISSLQKHKNRVGQHVSANAVLPQHAYERQPQHAARGEGDSGCPSSDCEQVSASSKDMLLSGMESAINVAPPKVKMDTIKMKKDVEEGLENRRKNTPSTSGSTSSNGNGKNLGAIPKVVKYREVNEALHGSGGSTQLHKRRAGSAGAATINTEMSLVPFNAQHSVTSKTASRTSSSTSSRSISADSFSADIHKMLWLMTEHGRPDGPQQGVTAASGGAPNTSVSTAPTATANMSNAHLQFYHEALQALHTYPATSTDGLSLSERMYYREKARRNSKQISEPGNSSIGDFSHAHELPSAQLSNLSGTTTAPIRSLNPPLGVVVASSSLNARTVYNGAGLSIQGLINVLNDEGQQRSSQARSGSGSNTTAAGAAILNMDGHYIESYCDYWRPACMLSTEKPIPPKSYYKYRFKCCGYEHAFKISMDRLELLALFDRDLHWFHILLSVFLSASVAYLGATILQLGHYKDLCVFLFCGVIASAQYSLVKSVQPDAASPIHGFNKTVAYSRAIYFCACSGVLLLCDRLKRDYEQLPTPPAELNFFGVRYSPLVFTATILEMMYVFLLCFPIIFSLGLFPQINTFVMYLLEQIDMHAFGGNATGSLLGAFLCVLRSIFGLMLLYGPLYSALAEGRGTQFIIFSLFCAILVPLGYHLSRSASDFSHLWALIKNCIVSTYHDDDDDDELSAATIDGSAASSQKLTTNTTLKGRTKSISAQPREQIEMSPLDDKLTTEISERPELDNINVEIEQKSSKSKASSLGSSSQTLAKTLSSNKKGMTNSNSYVSVANGSATGSGAIVIGTESLQEAAPRLENCNDVQLLENAATEVETTAVTTPNNMPNMMVCAIKEAANQKTLTSPVKPTNQSQQSQHTMPTTPAQANLDAEVQQPAANDEDDKMSSSSTTNPGDISTLTAGGVCADVEAGALAMDAGDSNVDAESDTPDPLPKKLQATVTMRLKNDFVVTTLLALIVFGLHCSTVFTVLQPDLNIVLYAFTGALGLLLHYVIPQMRKHMPWLCFARPILRQKEYGQFEVSHAPKVMWFEKVYIYLCMLERNVMFPLLVISAVTADALIIADKFGVPWGTLIVAMCSLKLIRNAYSDPTNQYLIMMFTVLFFRYDFAFASETFLVDYFFMSLAFRKCCDFLLKLQFIVTYIAPWQITWGSAFHAFAQPFSVPHSAMLFLQAGVSAILSTPLNPFLGSAIFLTSYVRPIKFWERDYNTRRIDHSNTRLSSQLERDLGADDNNLNSIFYEHLTRSLQHSLCGDLLMGRWGNVNQGDCFVLASDYLNCLVHVIELGNGLCTFQMRGLEFRGTYCQQREVEAITEDVEDNDGCCCCDPGHLPRMLSVNAMFSTRWLAWQVVAAQYVLEGYSISDNLASATLQVFEYRKVLITYYIKSIIYYVIKNPKLDQWLNSAPIQEALQHTLSRQFVDLDPIFNYNLDEDFDFRAVGITRSSFCYVYLSWINYCFDKRKECQNPTTAPANASTTGSAPPQPNTPTNNNTNAYNDSKSTPNLSTTPNTAASKSQSQQQLRTRPQKSATMSGSTTINSSEHIAISPSFANISRQTSESAPGLSGAGLSIGPGGGSYMTAVGVPTPLDNSFANSAATVGASISAAAKMPTLSQQMRGRTGAQNMKGLRKEASPAASATAATASNVYHVGGSERAASEETNRERPLLKSKVPSVTKDSPIVSLCLALGLLARRSLANASHSSLTGVEFFLHGLHQLFKGDFRIQSPRDEWVFADMELLHAVVAPAVKMALKLQQDHISNPDEFHFPDALYEAIHTCAKDLVISHEADPVWRSAVLRGAPNLLALRHVMEDGSDEYRIIRLTKRFLSFRVIKLNRECVRGLWAGQQQELIYLRNRNPERGSIQNAKQALRNIINSSCDQPIGYPIYVSPLTTSYADTNEQLCKVIGGAITLESIKSNVFDWWQRIRERCRQGCSSGSAMENSNLGIGITGGMGSATAGSGESGGEVAPIYISAPLYNTLTVGNLFGCRPVHGVTVPTSIGGSLCTQFGSEGAVVTPLWRCPVVTAKPALLAGLLNREREQEHERERDQLRGVGIRVSHSLSRAERERRVTLPIASTSSTSTGEGNNSAATNALKTAEPKTGGNGEMQSSTGSPRYTKISSSSGSLGIGSIITTPGDYPRKSKGPISLTAAASKSSSTDMVASLAAAGHVPRIGLYKKVVIIDDFEIFDRIDVGRRFNMFWPSEEMRAKGGRSAWKDWLPCIGMVGYVVHFWMPGHRDLLFRSPFSRVVYLVAMNGYYVPVGEFGVREYDPVRDGEDGLSEEEEMATAAAGVLVAMRAVNARRSSVQHELHELDELQQERERVYMRGEGLTPILGSSLESPTSHLIGSVGAVVDAYTENVATTESNKTEVRSTPVTEMPSVSGLMTTSVCSTNVQMRAVSSSSSEDESELLNYEMQRREQFFNMWKLMSEQKDAGLKEAEKAKRLEAEENKKNKQNEMTPLSPETEAVDTTSENRTEDVTEEQKDVANATSPCTEEELEERQESREEESISLEQEDKSNAPQLELEEALPECSDV from the exons AGAGATTGAGACTGGCATCGAAATGAAAGTAATGCACAACGATGGCTCACGCAATTCTGTGGAGCAAGCCATCAATGAGGCCAGTGAGGAGAATAGTATGATGTCCATGGAAAATGTAAATAGCATAATTG ACCTCAAAGTGGACGTGCATCGCAAGAATAGTTCCGAgtcctttgaaatgttgttctaTCCTCCTTCCCTCGTCTCCGGCAATAGTCAACAGGATCAACAATCAATTGCTGGCTCTGTAAGCGTCACAAAATCCATACGTTCAACCACTGCTACGCTAACAGCTGGTGGTCTCAGCGTTTATCCAGAGCATGAATGTGAGCAGATCGGTGCAGCAGATGCGCTTAAACAGCTAAATAATTCTGTGACACCGATCAACGCTGCCACCACCACACGTCATTTTGAAGAATTTAAACGCCGTCATCAGCGGCGCCGACTTGAACGTCAAGGAAGCCTAGACTCTACAGCAGAGTCATGTATTGCTGCCAAATTGATACGCAATCAATCGGATACGACTGCAACACATTCGGCGTCACGAAATGAAACCTTTTTACATCCGCAAGCGGGGCAAGTAGCAAGTGCTGTGTTGATGGGTAAATCGGCCACAGCAGTGAAGTTGGCTGATAGCGCAGTGGGCGCTGCTTTACAACAAAACGCTACAACGACCACTATTAATACAACGCTGAATATGCCAGCAACAAATTCAACACCTACCCCTCCCACAACGAATGCAACAAGCTCCTCCTGCACCGTCAGCGGTGGTCGTGACACTGTAGTTGGTAGCTCTGCTTTAAATACGCCCAGAAGTATAACGTCGACCAAAAATAACCGCTTGCAGCGCCATCGCAGCTCTGAAACGCATGATGAACGCGTAAAGCAACAAAATCGCAGTGTCTTTCTACCCATTCATCATGAGCATCAATCACATAGCAGCGCAAGTAGTAGTAGCGCGCTAGCAGCAATGGGCGGCCGTAATTTAGATGGTGATGAATTGGATTTGAGCGAAATAAGCGGCAGCGTAAGTGGTGTGTCAGGGCATACGGATACGCGCGTCCGCGCGCTACAGTCGTGGACATTGG GTTCTTCATCAGACGTCTACATTGAGGACGATAGTTATACGAAATCTGATTTCGGAATCGAACAGCTGGATAGCCGTAATACTTGTCGCACAGCCTTTCTATTGAAGCAACAGCAACCTTTCAATCCACATTATTCACATCATCAGCCACAATTTTATCGCGCGCCACATCATCACCATAACAATCATGGTGTCGCCAACATACGAAAAGACTCAAGCAGCACAATGTCTGCGCTCCAACTACCTGTTGGTATTACTAAATCGGGAGCTGGCAGTAGCGGCGGCAGCGGAAGTGGCATGAAAAGACGAAGACATTCCAATGTAACCTCAATGTATAAAGGTGGCAGTGGTGGTGCAACGAGTCATACACATTCTGGCGCCGCTTTAGCTTCTAGTCAACAGCCGAGCGTGCGTCGCATTAAAAGTGCCGCGCTCGAAATTTCTTGCCCGAGACCATCTGTCTCAAACCTTAGCCCACATCCGAACAGCGTGGAGGCTATTAACGGTCAACAAATGATCAAAAATCCACAATCGGCCTTATTGCCGCCTCCCAGCAAGTGTTTGGTGCGTAACCCACATTTGAATTTGTGTCCAAAATTTGGTGGTAGTTTTGGTGGCGCGAGTAGCAGTAGCGGTGGTAGCAGTAATTTAAACTTCGGAACAACCGGTTCAACAACAGCACTTATTGAGCCAGTATCGCCTATTGTTGAGCAATCAGATGAGCGCGCTTCGTCGATGGATGTGACAATACAGCGCAGTGATTGTGCTATAGAACTCACAGATATCGATTTAGATAACTGTGGTGATGATGAAGAGGAGGAAGAAGAGGGCGATATAGAGGAGGGGAATGGGGAAAATGAAATAGAATTAGATGATAACGATGATAATGTTGATGACGAAGTAGATGATGTCCCAATACGCCGTAGACGGAAAGCATTAGGCTGTCATCATCACAGCGCTGAATCAGATGTAGGTGATATTCTAGCCGGCGATGATGATGATGTGGACAATGATGAAGATGATGAATTTAAGGACTTTGATGACGACTTAGAGAACGGAATTAGCGCGGAGCTAAAACTGGCAAATACCGAAACGCCAGTAAATCAGCCAAAGACTGATTTCACCGATGATTTCGATCACATACTTAATGGCTTGGAGCAAATACAACAGGACTTAAAGCGTTCAGCCGCGGAGAATAATCGCAAAGCTCATGTGTATGCCGCTGATAGCGATGATGAAGTGAATGAACCAACGAGAAAACAGCGTCAATTAATACGTTCACCATCTATGCGTGCTGCAGATACGTCTGGGCCTGACGGCGAAAACCCAACTCCATCACAAACAACACGCCAACGTCTACATTCCACCGACTCAGAAACGGACAATAATGGCTCGCGTTCTCCGCTGCTTAGCATCAAATCATGGCAAACAACTAATTCCAAAATCAAAGCTGCCGAAAAGGAAATGTACGTGGAAATCTCATCCCTACAAAAGCACAAAAATCGAGTAGGTCAGCATGTAAGCGCAAACGCCGTCCTGCCACAACATGCCTATGAAAGACAGCCTCAACATGCCGCGCGCGGTGAAGGGGACTCTGGTTGTCCATCTAGCGACTGTGAGCAGGTGAGCGCTAGCTCGAAGGACATGCTACTGTCAGGCATGGAATCCGCTATAAACGTCGCGCCACCTAAAGTGAAAATGGATACAATTAAGATGAAAAAAGATGTGGAGGAAGGATTAGAAAATAGAAGAAAGAATACACCAAGCACAAGCGGCAGTACTTCCAGTAATGGGAATGGCAAAAATCTGGGCGCTATACCAAAAGTTGTTAAGTATCGGGAAGTGAACGAAGCCTTGCATGGTAGCGGTGGAAGCACTCAACTACATAAGCGACGCGCTGGTAGTGCCGGTGCAGCCACTATAAATACTGAAATGTCTCTTGTGCCATTCAATGCACAACACAGCGTTACTTCTAAAACTGCTTCACGTACTTCCTCCTCCACTTCATCACGTAGCATAAGCGCCGACTCTTTTTCAGCTGATATACACAAAATGCTTTGGCTGATGACGGAGCATGGGCGGCCTGACGGCCCACAACAGGGTGTAACGGCGGCAAGTGGTGGCGCGCCGAATACCAGTGTCAGCACCGCTCCAACAGCAACTGCCAATATGTCGAACGCTCATCTTCAATTTTACCACGAAGCCTTGCAAGCATTGCATACCTATCCAGCAACGTCTACAGATGGTCTGTCGCTATCGGAGCGTATGTATTATCGAGAGAAAGCACGACGTAACTCCAAACAAATTTCTGAACCGGGTAACTCCTCAATTGGAGATTTTTCACATGCACATGAACTGCCTTCAGCACAATTAAGTAACCTGTCAGGTACAACAACTGCACCCATACGCAGCCTCAATCCACCGCTCGGCGTAGTTGTAGCATCTTCGTCATTGAATGCGCGTACCGTCTACAACGGCGCTGGTCTTTCAATTCAAGGACTCATTAATGTGCTCAACGATGAAGGTCAACAACGTTCATCGCAGGCGCGTTCTGGTAGTGGAAGCAATACAACTGCTGCTGGCGCTGCTATACTCAACATGGATGGTCATTATATAGAAAGTTATTGCGACTATTGGCGACCCGCTTGTATGCTTTCAACTGAGAAGCCCATTCCACCTAAAAGTTACTATAAATATCGCTTCAAGTGCTGTGGTTATGAACATGCATTTAAAATCTCAATGGATCGGCTAGAGTTATTGGCTCTCTTCGATCGTGATTTACACTGGtttcatatattgttgtccgtgTTTTTGAGTGCTTCTGTCGCCTATCTTGGCGCTACCATCCTACAGTTGGGCCATTATAAAGACTTGTGTGTATTTCTATTTTGCGGCGTTATAGCCAGCGCGCAGTATTCATTAGTGAAAAGTGTGCAGCCAGACGCGGCGTCGCCGATACATGGCTTCAATAAGACTGTAGCGTATTCACGTGCGATTTACTTTTGTGCTTGTAGTGGGGTACTGCTGCTTTGCGACAGATTAAAACGTGATTACGAACAGCTGCCAACCCCACCGGCAGAATTAAACTTCTTTGGTGTACGCTACTCTCCGCTTGTTTTCACTGCAACAATACTGGAAATGATGTACGTGTTTTTGTTGTGCTTCCCAATCATTTTCTCCCTTGGACTCTTTCCACAAATCAACACCTTTGTGATGTATTTGTTAGAGCAAATCGACATGCATGCGTTCGGCGGAAATGCCACGGGTAGTTTATTAG GTGCGTTTCTTTGTGTGCTACGCTCTATATTTGGGCTTATGCTGCTATATGGTCCGCTTTATAGCGCTCTGGCCGAGGGACGTGGAACCCAATTCATTATATTCTCCCTTTTTTGCGCCATTCTTGTACCGCTTGGTTATCATCTATCACGATCTGCCAGCGACTTCAGTCATTTGTGGGCGCTTATCAAAAACTGCATTGTCAGCACATATCACGATGATGACGATGACGATGAGCTAAGTGCGGCGACTATAGATGGAAGTGCGGCGAGTAGTCAAAAACTTACAACAAATACAACATTAAAAGGGCGCACGAAAAGCATAAGCGCACAACCTCGCGAACAAATCGAAATGTCTCCGCTGGATGATAAATTGACGACGGAAATTAGTGAGCGCCCTGAGCTTGATAATATAAATGTCGAAATAGAGCAAAAGAGCAGTAAATCGAAAGCATCTTCGCTAGGCAGTAGCAGCCAAACACTAGCAAAGACTTTGTCAAGCAACAAGAAGGGTATGACTAACTCAAATTCCTATGTTTCTGTCGCGAACGGTAGCGCGACAGGTAGTGGCGCGATTGTGATAGGTACGGAGAGCCTACAAGAAGCTGCACCAAGATTGGAAAACTGTAACGACGTACAATTGCTTGAAAATGCGGCGACCGAGGTGGAAACTACGGCTGTGACAACGCCCAATAATATGCCAAACATGATGGTTTGTGCCATAAAAGAAGCAGCAAATCAGAAAACGCTTACAAGCCCGGTTAAGCCAACAAATCAATCGCAACAATCCCAACATACAATGCCAACAACACCAGCTCAAGCAAACCTTGATGCCGAAGTGCAACAGCCTGCGGCTAATGATGAGGATGACAAAATGTCTAGTTCTTCCACTACAAACCCTGGCGATATATCTACTCTCACTGCTGGTGGCGTATGCGCTGATGTAGAAGCAGGCGCGTTAGCAATGGATGCCGGCGATTCGAATGTAGATGCTGAGAGTGATACACCGGACCCGCTGCCAAAAAAACTACAAGCAACAGTAACAATGCGTTTAAAGAACGATTTTGTGGTCACAACACTACTTGCACTAATCGTTTTTGGTCTACACTGCAGCACTGTATTCACAGTGCTTCAACCAGATCTGAATATAGTTCTGTATGCGTTTACAGGGGCGTTGGGATTGTTGCTGCACTACGTAATACCGCAAATGCGTAAACATATGCCTTGGTTGTGCTTCGCACGTCCCATACTTCGTCAAAAAGAGTACGGGCAATTCGAAGTATCACATGCGCCAAAGGTTATGTGGTTCGAAAAGGTATACATATATTTGTGTATGCTGGAACGTAATGTGATGTTTCCGCTTTTGGTTATTTCGGCGGTAACAGCCGATGCGCTGATAATTGCCGACAAGTTTGGAGTCCCTTGGGGTACGCTGATAGTGGCGATGTGCTCTTTGAAAT TGATTCGTAATGCCTACTCTGATCCCACAAATCAGTATCTAATTATGATGTTCACTGTTTTGTTCTTTCGCTACGATTTTGCCTTTGCAAGTGAAACGTTCCTTGTTGATTACTTTTTCATGTCGTTGGCCTTTCGCAAGTGCTGTGATTTTTTACTTAAG CTACAATTTATCGTTACCTACATTGCGCCCTGGCAAATCACTTGGGGCTCGGCATTTCATGCTTTCGCACAGCCATTCAGTGTCCCACATTCGGCAATGCTTTTTCTACAGGCTGGTGTGTCGGCTATACTCTCGACGCCACTGAATCCATTTCTCGGCAGCGCTATTTTTCTAACATCTTATGTACGACCGATTAAGTTCTGGGAACGCGATTATAACACGCGGCGCATCGATCATTCCAATACGCGCTTGAGTTCGCAATTGGAACGCGATTTGGGTGCGGATGATAATAATTTGAATAGCATTTTCTATGAGCATTTAACACGTTCACTTCAACATTCACTATGTGGTGATCTATTGATGGGCCGCTGGGGCAATGTTAATCAAGGCGACTGCTTTG TACTGGCCTCAGATTACCTAAACTGCTTGGTGCACGTCATAGAGCTAGGCAATGGTCTGTGTACCTTTCAGATGCGCGGATTGGAATTTCGTGGCACCTATTGCCAGCAACGCGAAGTGGAGGCCATCACAGAGGACGTTGAAGATaatgacggttgttgttgttgtgatccAGGACATTTACCACGGATGTTGagtgttaatgctatgttctccACACGCTGGTTGGCCTGGCAAGTAGTAGCGGCACAATATGTGCTCGAAGGTTATTCGATATCAGATAATTTGGCTAGTGCTACGCTACAAGTCTTCGAATATCGAAAGGTGCTCATCACCTATTATATCAAAAGTATCATTTATTACGTAATCAAAAATCCCAAGCTAGACCAATGGCTCAACTCGGCACCAATACAGGAAGCACTTCAGCACACGCTTAGCCGTCAGTTTGTTGATCTTGATCCCATTTTCAATTACAACCTCGATGAAGATTTCGATTTTCGTGCTGTTGGCATCACACGCTCAAGTTTCTGCTATGTCTACCTCAGTTGGATAAACTATTGCTTTGATAAAAGAAAAGAGTGTCAAAATCCCACAACAGCTCCGGCTAACGCCAGCACTACTGGTAGTGCGCCGCCTCAACCAAACACACCTACTAACAACAATACTAACGCATACAACGACTCAAAAAGCACTCCGAATCTTTCCACAACACCAAACACAGCGGCTAGCAAATCACAGTCGCAGCAACAGTTGCGCACGCGCCCGCAGAAGAGCGCCACAATGAGCGGTAGCACAACGATTAACTCTTCAGAGCACATAGCGATTTCGCCATCATTTGCCAACATTTCTCGTCAAACCTCAGAATCGGCCCCGGGCCTAAGTGGAGCTGGCCTGTCGATAGGACCTGGCGGTGGTAGCTACATGACGGCTGTTGGTGTCCCTACGCCACTCGATAACAGCTTTGCAAATAGCGCGGCTACAGTAGGTGCAAGCATCTCTGCAGCAGCAAAAATGCCCACACTGAGTCAACAAATGCGCGGTAGAACCGGCGCACAGAATATGAAAGGGCTGCGCAAGGAAGCATCACCTGCGGCAAGCGCGACAGCAGCGACGGCATCTAATGTATATCACGTCGGTGGAAGCGAACGCGCGGCTTCAGAAGAGACAAATCGTGAGCGACCATTGCTCAAAAGTAAAGTTCCAAGCGTAACAAAGGATTCGCCAATCGTTTCGCTTTGTTTGGCATTGGGTTTATTGGCACGTCGTTCATTAGCCAATGCATCTCACAGTTCCCTGACTGGGGTAGAATTCTTTTTGCATGGCCTACATCAGCTCTTCAAGGGCGACTTCCGTATACAATCACCGCGAGACGAATGGGTTTTCGCTGATATGGAGTTGTTGCATGCAGTGGTAGCGCCTGCTGTTAAGATGGCGCTTAAATTGCAACAAGATCATATCTCAAATCCAGATGAGTTTCATTTTCCAGATGCGTTGTATGAAGCAATTCACACTTGCGCCAAAGATCTGGTAATATCACACGAAGCCGATCCGGTTTGGCGCAGCGCCGTACTGAGAGGTGCGCCAAATTTACTTGCTTTGCGACATGTGATGGAGGATGGCTCTGACGAATATCGCATCATAAGGCTGACAAAACGTTTCTTAAGCTTCAGAGTTATCAAACTCAATCGCGAATGTGTGCGCGGTTTGTGGGCCGGTCAACAACAAGAACTTATCTATTTGCGCAATCGTAACCCCGAACGCGGTAGCATACAAAATGCCAAGCAAGCGCTAAGGAACATCATTAATTCCAGTTGCGATCAACCAATAGGCTATCCCATTTACGTTTCACCGCTAACCACTTCATATGCTGATACAAATGAGCAACTTTGCAAAGTAATCGGTGGCGCCATTACGCTTGAGTCGATAAAATCGAATGTGTTTGATTGGTGGCAGCGTATACGTGAACGGTGTCGGCAAGGCTGCAGCTCTGGCTCGGCAATGGAGAACTCTAACCTTGGCATAGGCATTACAGGTGGCATGGGCAGCGCGACAGCTGGTAGTGGCGAATCTGGCGGTGAAGTAGCGCCAATTTATATCTCAGCGCCGCTTTACAATACGCTTACCGTAGGTAATCTATTCGGCTGTCGTCCAGTACATGGCGTTACAGTGCCAACAAGTATTGGCGGTAGCCTATGTACTCAATTTGGAAGTGAAGGGGCTGTTGTTACGCCCTTGTGGCGTTGTCCGGTTGTTACTGCGAAACCAGCCTTGCTTGCCGGTTTACTAAATCGTGAGCGCGAGCAGGAGCACGAGCGCGAACGTGATCAGCTGCGTGGTGTTGGCATACGCGTTTCGCATTCGTTGTCGCGTGCAGAACGGGAACGACGCGTAACTTTACCTATAGCAAGTACCAGCAGCACGAGTACTGGAGAAGGTAATAATAGCGCAGCAACAAACGCGTTGAAAACTGCTGAACCAAAAACGGGAGGCAATGGCGAGATGCAGTCCAGTACGGGCAGTCCACGCTACACAAAAATATCCAGCTCATCGGGTAGTCTCGGTATTGGCAGCATAATAACAACACCAGGTGATTATCCGCGCAAGTCAAAAGGTCCCATAAGCCTGACTGCTGCAGCG AGCAAATCCAGCAGTACTGATATGGTGGCGTCATTGGCAGCAGCGGGGCATGTGCCGCGTATCGGgctttataaaaaagttgtaATTATCGATGATTTTGAG ATTTTTGATCGCATCGATGTCGGACGTCGTTTCAACATGTTTTGGCCCAGCGAGGAAATGCGGGCTAAAGGCGGACGTTCAGCTTGGAAAGATTGGCTGCCTTGCATTGGCATGGTTGGTTATGTGGTGCACTTTTGGATGCCCGGCCATCGCGATCTATTATTCCGTTCCCCTTTTAGCCGCGTTGTCTATCTGGTCGCCATGAATGGATATTACGTGCCTGTTGGCGAATTTGGTGTGCGCGAATATGATCCCGTACGAGATGGCGAAGACGGTCTCAGTGAAGAAGAGGAGATGGCTACTGCTGCAGCCGGTGTATTGGTAGCAATGCGTGCAGTTAATGCGCGACGTAGCTCAGTGCAACACGAACTACATGAATTAGATGAGCTGCAGCAGGAGCGCGAGCGTGTATATATGCGCGGCGAAGGTTTGACGCCTATATTGGGCAGCAGTCTTGAGTCACCCACCTCACATTTAATAGGAAGCGTTGGTGCAGTTGTTGACGCTTACACGGAAAACGTCGCTACGACTGAAAGTAACAAAACGGAAGTAAGAAGCACACCCGTCACAGAAATGCCAAGTGTGAGCGGGTTAATGACGACGAGTGTATGCAGCACGAATGTACAAATGCGCGCAGTGAGCAGCAGTAGCTCTGAAGATGAATCAGAATTGCTGAATTACGAAATGCAAAGACGTGAGCAATTCTTCAATATGTGGAAATTGATGTCAGAGCAAAAAGATGCAGGACTTAAAGAAGCCGAAAAGGCAAAACGTTTAGAAGCAGAGGAGAATAAAAAGAACAAACAAAATGAGATGACACCGCTTTCACCAGAGACCGAAGCAGTTGACACAACGTCGGAAAATAGAACGGAGGACGTGACTGAGGAGCAAAAAGATGTGGCAAACGCGACGTCGCCGTGTACCGAAGAGGAGTTAGAAGAAAGGCAAGAATCGCGAGAAGAAGAGAGTATAAGTTTAGAACAAGAAGACAAATCCAACGCGCCACAGCTGGAGCTGGAGGAGGCGTTGCCAGAGTGTAGCGACGTTTAA